In a genomic window of Salegentibacter salegens:
- a CDS encoding glycosyltransferase translates to MKIYIIIPAYNEANFIGQTLQSLIGQSQPADKIVVVDDGSTDNTPKIVSKFAEKHPEISLIKNVSEGKHLPGSKVVNAFNIGLKTFDDDFDIICKFDADLIFPQNYLEKISFHFDQNLKTGMVGGFCEIQKNDEWVLENLTGKDHIRGALKAYRKACFKDIDGLKPAMGWDTVDELLAQYHGWEIKTDKNLRVKHLKPTGKNYNKASKYKQGEAFYSLRYGFVITLIASAKLAFKKKDFSFFLNCITGFLYAKNKKRPYLVNKDEGRFIKNLRWKKMQEKLF, encoded by the coding sequence TTGAAGATCTATATCATTATCCCCGCTTACAACGAAGCTAATTTTATTGGCCAAACCCTGCAATCTTTGATCGGCCAAAGCCAACCGGCTGATAAAATAGTGGTGGTAGATGATGGCTCTACAGATAATACTCCAAAAATTGTCTCAAAATTTGCTGAAAAACATCCTGAAATCTCACTGATAAAAAATGTTTCAGAAGGGAAGCATTTGCCCGGCAGCAAAGTTGTAAATGCTTTTAATATTGGCCTAAAAACATTTGACGATGATTTCGACATCATTTGTAAGTTTGATGCCGATCTAATTTTTCCGCAGAATTATTTAGAGAAAATTAGTTTTCATTTTGATCAAAATCTTAAAACCGGAATGGTTGGTGGCTTTTGTGAAATTCAGAAAAATGATGAATGGGTATTGGAAAATCTAACCGGGAAAGATCATATTCGCGGTGCGTTAAAAGCTTACCGTAAAGCCTGTTTTAAAGATATTGATGGCCTTAAACCGGCTATGGGCTGGGACACCGTAGACGAGCTACTTGCCCAATATCACGGCTGGGAAATAAAGACCGATAAAAACCTAAGGGTAAAACATCTTAAACCTACCGGGAAGAATTACAATAAAGCTTCAAAATATAAGCAGGGAGAAGCTTTTTACAGCTTGAGGTATGGCTTTGTGATTACGCTAATAGCTTCAGCTAAGCTTGCCTTTAAAAAGAAAGATTTCAGCTTTTTCCTAAACTGTATAACCGGTTTTCTATATGCTAAAAATAAAAAACGACCTTATCTTGTAAATAAAGATGAAGGCCGTTTTATAAAAAATTTACGTTGGAAAAAAATGCAGGAGAAATTATTCTGA
- the pafA gene encoding alkaline phosphatase PafA, which translates to MRRFTFLLLAGLLAFQGFSQEKVEEKPKLVVGIVVDQMRYDYLTRFWERFGEDGFKKLINEGYNFKNNHFNYVPTYTGPGHASVYTGTSPMNHGIIGNGWYDKFIHESVYCAGDDSVESVGTEDDAGKMSPHRMKTTTVSDENRLHTQMRGKTIGVSIKDRGSILPAGHTANAAYWFHGGDEGKWITSSFYMEELPKWVKDFNASDKVEAYLKPWNTLYDIESYKESGSDKNNFEGGFRGKKDATFPYDLAKLSEENGGFDIIENSAYGNDITLEFALAAIEAEELGQDVDTDFLALSFSSPDKIGHNFGVNSKEIQDTYLRLDKNIAQLLEELNEKVGEGNYTIFLTADHGGVDVPSYLESVNIPAGYFESDEFTDELKEFASKEFDEDELIESVYNSQVFFNYEVMEEAGISSSELQSKLAHYILQLDQIDKVYTRDQLSSGSFVTGAGVAIQNGFNQKRSGDLVYVLDPATIVYSKTGSTHGSGLMYDTHAPLIFYGNGVKKGSTNQRSEIVDIAPTVSALLGISFPNGTTGKPLYMMLDAEETEVSE; encoded by the coding sequence ATGAGGCGATTTACATTTTTATTATTGGCCGGTTTGTTGGCATTTCAAGGTTTTTCTCAAGAGAAAGTAGAAGAAAAACCTAAACTGGTAGTGGGAATTGTAGTAGATCAAATGCGCTATGATTACCTCACCCGGTTTTGGGAACGATTTGGAGAAGACGGATTTAAAAAATTAATTAATGAAGGCTATAACTTTAAAAATAACCATTTTAATTATGTGCCTACTTATACCGGCCCAGGTCACGCCTCGGTTTATACCGGGACGAGCCCAATGAATCATGGGATTATAGGAAACGGTTGGTACGATAAGTTTATTCACGAATCGGTTTACTGCGCAGGAGATGATTCTGTAGAATCGGTTGGTACTGAAGATGATGCGGGAAAAATGTCTCCTCACAGGATGAAAACAACTACGGTTAGTGATGAGAATAGGCTACATACCCAAATGCGAGGAAAAACCATTGGTGTTTCTATTAAAGATCGTGGATCTATTCTTCCCGCCGGGCATACTGCAAATGCAGCTTACTGGTTTCACGGCGGTGACGAGGGGAAATGGATTACCAGTTCATTTTATATGGAAGAATTGCCAAAATGGGTTAAAGACTTTAATGCCTCAGATAAAGTGGAAGCCTATTTAAAACCCTGGAATACTTTATATGATATAGAAAGCTACAAGGAAAGCGGAAGCGATAAAAACAATTTTGAAGGTGGTTTTAGAGGAAAAAAGGATGCTACATTCCCGTATGATCTCGCTAAATTGAGTGAAGAAAATGGTGGGTTTGATATCATTGAAAATTCAGCTTATGGAAATGATATTACCCTGGAGTTTGCTTTGGCAGCAATTGAAGCCGAGGAATTGGGACAGGATGTTGATACCGATTTCCTTGCGCTAAGTTTTTCAAGTCCCGATAAGATAGGTCATAATTTTGGAGTTAATTCTAAAGAGATTCAAGATACTTATCTTAGGCTTGATAAAAATATAGCACAACTTTTAGAAGAATTAAACGAGAAAGTTGGAGAAGGTAATTATACAATTTTTTTAACGGCAGATCACGGTGGAGTAGATGTTCCTTCTTATCTTGAATCGGTAAATATCCCGGCTGGATATTTTGAGTCTGATGAGTTTACAGACGAGCTTAAAGAATTTGCTTCAAAGGAGTTTGATGAAGATGAACTTATAGAAAGTGTTTATAACAGCCAGGTTTTCTTTAATTATGAAGTGATGGAAGAAGCCGGAATCAGCTCCTCAGAGTTACAATCTAAATTGGCACATTACATTCTTCAATTAGATCAAATAGATAAAGTATATACCAGGGATCAGCTTAGCAGCGGTAGTTTTGTAACCGGTGCAGGTGTAGCTATTCAAAATGGATTTAATCAAAAGAGGAGTGGAGATTTGGTTTATGTTTTAGATCCCGCAACCATTGTGTATTCCAAAACAGGTTCTACTCACGGTAGCGGATTGATGTATGATACCCATGCTCCTTTAATTTTCTACGGAAACGGAGTGAAAAAAGGTAGCACAAACCAAAGATCAGAAATAGTAGATATCGCACCAACGGTTTCAGCACTTTTAGGAATCTCATTTCCTAACGGAACTACCGGAAAACCATTATATATGATGCTGGATGCTGAAGAAACTGAGGTTTCAGAATAA
- a CDS encoding 3-oxoacyl-ACP synthase III family protein: MNIKITGTGSYIPKVITANADFDNHEFYNLDGTGFPQDNKTTIAKFKAITGIEERRYLEGNLNTSDMAVIAAQKALEAAGTDPETLDYIIVAHNYGDVKHESIQSDTVPSIATRVKYHLRIKNPKCVGYDVLFGCPGWIEGLIQAQAFMKAGMAKKCLVIGAEALSRVVDKHDRDSMIFSDGAGAVIIEETEEEGGILAHETGTYAYNEANYIYFGKSNKSEAPEDLRYIKMNGRKIYEFALMNVPAAMKTCLDNSGKSINDLKKIFIHQANEKMDEAIIKRFFKLQKQEIPDNVMPMTIKELGNSSVATVPTLYDLVVRNKIADQQLEKGDVIMFASVGAGMNVNAIVYQY; the protein is encoded by the coding sequence ATGAATATTAAAATTACCGGCACAGGTAGTTATATCCCCAAAGTTATAACCGCAAATGCTGACTTTGACAATCATGAATTTTACAATCTTGATGGAACAGGTTTTCCGCAGGATAACAAGACAACAATTGCTAAGTTTAAAGCTATAACGGGAATTGAAGAACGACGCTATTTGGAGGGAAATTTAAATACTTCAGATATGGCCGTAATTGCTGCTCAGAAAGCTTTGGAAGCTGCGGGAACAGATCCTGAGACTTTAGATTATATAATTGTTGCCCACAATTATGGCGATGTTAAACACGAGAGTATACAGAGTGACACCGTACCAAGTATAGCTACTAGAGTTAAATATCATTTACGCATCAAAAATCCAAAATGTGTGGGTTATGATGTGCTTTTTGGATGTCCTGGCTGGATTGAAGGCCTCATCCAGGCACAAGCATTCATGAAAGCCGGAATGGCAAAAAAATGTTTGGTAATTGGTGCTGAAGCTTTATCTCGAGTGGTAGATAAACACGACCGTGATTCCATGATTTTTTCTGATGGTGCGGGAGCCGTAATCATAGAAGAAACCGAAGAAGAAGGAGGAATTCTAGCTCACGAAACAGGTACTTATGCCTATAATGAAGCCAATTATATTTACTTCGGGAAATCGAATAAATCTGAAGCTCCAGAAGATTTAAGGTATATAAAAATGAACGGTCGCAAGATTTACGAGTTCGCCTTAATGAACGTTCCTGCCGCAATGAAAACTTGCTTAGACAATAGCGGTAAAAGCATAAATGACCTTAAGAAAATTTTTATTCATCAGGCTAACGAAAAGATGGATGAAGCCATTATTAAACGTTTTTTCAAACTTCAGAAACAGGAAATCCCAGATAATGTAATGCCAATGACCATCAAGGAATTAGGAAATAGTAGCGTAGCTACGGTTCCTACTCTCTACGATCTGGTAGTACGTAATAAAATCGCAGATCAACAACTTGAAAAAGGTGATGTAATTATGTTCGCAAGCGTTGGTGCGGGAATGAATGTGAATGCCATAGTTTACCAATACTAG
- a CDS encoding methyltransferase domain-containing protein, translating into MYENSFPNKRYKETLAFLEANVPAPEKILDLGVKNPFSEIMEKHNYRVQNTEGEDLDINTTAVESTAYNVVTAFEIFEHLVSPYNVLSNIKADKLVATVPLKLWFSSAYRSKTDMRDRHYHEFEDWQFDWLLEKAGWKIISRKKWTNPVNKVGIRPVLRYFTPRYYAVYAERI; encoded by the coding sequence ATGTACGAAAATAGTTTTCCTAACAAACGATATAAAGAAACTTTAGCGTTTTTGGAAGCTAATGTACCAGCCCCTGAAAAAATTCTTGATTTAGGCGTAAAAAATCCTTTTTCAGAAATTATGGAAAAACATAATTACAGGGTGCAAAATACTGAAGGGGAAGACCTGGACATAAACACTACAGCCGTAGAAAGTACTGCTTATAATGTGGTAACCGCATTCGAAATTTTTGAGCACCTGGTTTCTCCCTATAACGTCTTATCAAATATTAAAGCCGATAAATTAGTAGCTACTGTACCGCTTAAATTGTGGTTTTCCAGTGCTTATCGTAGCAAAACAGATATGCGCGACCGGCATTACCACGAGTTTGAAGACTGGCAATTCGATTGGCTTTTAGAAAAAGCAGGATGGAAAATTATTAGCAGAAAAAAATGGACTAATCCGGTGAACAAAGTGGGGATTAGACCTGTTTTAAGATATTTCACTCCCAGATATTACGCGGTTTATGCAGAGCGGATTTAA